The following are from one region of the Candidatus Poribacteria bacterium genome:
- a CDS encoding DUF1080 domain-containing protein has protein sequence MKRGTVLLMLAMLVSSASAEILRHDFNNLDLEDWAVREDHQMVAIDNGELIAGVPPPEPDSTTLVLLPKELPASDYDVAVSMRLDLFLFHPTVANGAGIGLRGHSTEKFLGLVKNDRLQDPRALSDLGYYFFIGQNTEGQWGVGASIWHIERVAVNAEGFLRGVFIENELLRFSPFDVKMGEWYRLRVVADANLFRVFVNEEQILGLRDVRYPEGTIYLSSGFGNVIRFDDFEVKYDAPAAVQPRRKLATMWSEIKIQ, from the coding sequence GTGAAACGAGGAACGGTTTTGTTAATGCTAGCAATGCTAGTATCATCGGCATCCGCAGAGATACTTCGTCATGATTTCAACAATTTGGACTTAGAAGATTGGGCGGTTAGGGAAGACCACCAGATGGTAGCTATTGACAATGGTGAATTGATTGCAGGCGTTCCACCTCCCGAACCAGACAGCACCACTCTTGTTTTGTTGCCTAAAGAGTTGCCCGCTAGCGATTATGATGTAGCAGTGTCTATGAGGCTCGATCTTTTCTTGTTTCACCCGACTGTTGCTAATGGAGCTGGAATTGGACTCCGCGGGCATTCAACCGAAAAGTTCCTCGGGCTTGTAAAAAACGATAGGTTACAAGATCCACGAGCGCTAAGTGACTTAGGTTATTATTTTTTTATCGGACAAAACACCGAGGGACAGTGGGGCGTGGGGGCATCAATTTGGCATATAGAACGAGTGGCGGTAAATGCAGAAGGCTTTCTTAGAGGGGTATTCATAGAAAATGAGTTGCTGAGGTTTTCACCGTTTGATGTCAAAATGGGTGAGTGGTATCGCTTAAGAGTCGTTGCAGATGCAAACTTATTCCGGGTTTTTGTCAACGAAGAGCAGATACTGGGTCTGAGGGACGTTCGCTATCCTGAAGGAACAATCTATCTGTCATCAGGATTTGGCAACGTTATTCGCTTTGACGATTTTGAAGTAAAATACGATGCCCCTGCTGCTGTACAACCGCGGCGGAAACTGGCAACAATGTGGAGTGAAATAAAAATCCAATAA